From the genome of Electrophorus electricus isolate fEleEle1 chromosome 14, fEleEle1.pri, whole genome shotgun sequence:
AAGCTACTAGTCCCACGACCCGCGTTTCCCCGCCTACCAGCCTCTCATTGTCGCTCAGACTCCACTCGCCAATATTTTACTGTCAAACTAATTAGAGTCAGGCGACTCTAGGTTTTctttcagtgaaaaatgaatttGCTTATGGCCTATGGTTTATTATAATTAATCTTCGATGTAATGCATAAATATTGACAGTAGCctaaattaaagtgaaaaataacCATAAACAAACCTAAATTAACCAAGTCTTTTAACTGTAACTGTTAGTTGCCAAGCGCAACCTTGCTAAAATGCTGGAAAATGGGAATAAAATACGACAGTTATTCATCTTTTATTATATAGTCAGTAGGACTAACCCGTCATTCTCTATCATAGTAATCTGATGAACCGGcgattttttttgggggggggggggggggggggggacgactttgaaaaaaaagatttactcGAAAATGTCCAAGAGGCCATTTTAACTTAAACTGGGCAGTCCaattcattttaataacatgaaCACAATTCCCTAATAactattaattaatttcaataataataaaaaatatttttgtcaaatcCATGTTATGTCCATGGTTTGTACTTCCTTTCTTACGTTCCTGTAAACGGCAGTTTGCGGTCTGTGGTAAACTCCACCCTGTACCTTAGAGGGCAGAGACGGAGGGCTGCAACGTGTCTAATGTGACATATTACGTCAGAATGAAATATCCTTTCATGGATGTTTCTTTGAGTGTCGTtcttatcatttaaaatgatactGTAGACCTTCTCAGCCAATTTCTAAACTTAATTCACTTCAAAAGCCAGTCAGTTCACATAAAACCGACACTGAACCTCCATTAAGTGTAACatggagagaagaagaagaagcagaggCAGCAGCACTCACCATTGTGTCTCATAATGTGGTTTAAACAGTCTAGATCAGTCACTGCCCTAGGCCTTGTGACAAAGTCCTCCCAGCGTTTATATTGCATTACTGTGTAACCACTCAaactgtaataactgtaatgaCCATTAAACTTTCAAAGGAATATAAGTTGCAGTTGAGcgcaaattttaaaaagtgtgtcaCAATATAGTTGTGCCCAAAATGTATATATACGCTGACTGGAATGTAGCCTTTGGATGCTTCCCTATCCTGCTGCAGTGCATGTATCTGATTTGAGTATACCAGCAACTCAGTGACCTGCTCTACCATAGTCAGATCTCCATCCTTAAACCTCCTGCATGGCAACACCTTGTCCAGATCCACCACCTTGAACTGGTTAATTTATGTGCCGAAGAGATGGAATGGAATCTCCACTGAGACCAATGTCTAAAAGCCAAATCCTAAGGGAAAAGGTAACACATATCATGTTTGTAAAAGTTCAAAGCTGTAAGAATTTTTGTCAAGAGGCATCTAAGCATAACCTGTCTGCCAGAAAAATTATACCAGAACATAAAAGCGTTCTTAAATGTTGTAATATCACAGTCATCCTCTTACTAGAATTGTACTAGTAAGTGCTCCCCTGTCTGAACAAGTGCAGGTACTAGAGGCTCTACCTAGCTAGCAGGGCCTCTGGGGTCACCAGAAAGAACAGGGATGTGTTGATCATATTGTTTGTGGTCTGAGTGGGCACAACCCATTACTCAGCAGATAAGTGTCATGTGCagacaaaatgtttacatttccaATTTTGACATGTCACTGTAATTTATAtcaacataaatataaatatttaataaactgGTATAAATAggttatatacatatacacaccagaCTCTAAAGATATTTTCAGTGTTAGAATGTATGTTGTCAGGAGAAGATTATTACCAGCTGCAGTGAGTGAAAATGGATTCCAGGCATtcagaggaggagaagcagagagaagagggaaatGACTACATTagctaaaaaaataaaagaaaatgtaaactgaGACATACTTACTACATCACTTCAGTTTAAGAGATGTCAGCACCTGTCTGTCAGTATAAGCATATACTAATACTCAGGATCATCCATTGTGATGTACAAAAGGTTTTACAGTATATATGAGGTGTCTTTTTACAGAGTGTTTACATGGCCAGGGCTGCCTAATGTAACTTACTGATGTTAGTAAGTAAACAGTATATTTGCATTATAcatctaaaataaacatgtgaTTATCCTTCTCCCTTTTATTTTATAAGAACACTCTTGGGTCAGTGAGATAACCTTCATCATGTTAAGCCTCTCTATAATCAGCACACAGTTACCATTCAGGCTGTTATTACAGTAACCCTATGCATCATTATCTTTTGTCATGCTTTCCTTCAGTACCACAGTATTGCACTTTCAGGATACTCATTATAAAAGTTGCGGCTGAGGTTCATACCATTATTGCATCTTTGTTAAAATACATTCACAAGGTAATAtctacagattttttttaaagaacaatagaatgtatttctctattttttctttcatgggATTAGTCATTTTTTTCTAGGCTTTATAATATGAGAGCTAGATGGCACAACAATGACATGGTAGTGGCTTGGCATTGTCTGTGATGCTGGCACTTGTGCATAAGGTACAGTGGTGTTGCTGGGGATTTTGCACTTTTTGAAACTTCGCTTCTAAGGTTTTATCTAACGTTTTatctaatgttttattgtttgtaaagaTGGCTTCTGCGTATTTTAGTAGTTTGACTAAAATACATAAGTCAAAATATACTTCACCCCAGATGGGACTCGAACCCACAATCCCTGGCTTAGGaggccagtgccttatccattaggccactggggcgGGGCAAACAACTCTCACCGAATGAACGTCTCGAATTGTTTTGGCGGCTCTCCCTATTTacataatgtgttaggttgggtggtggtgACTGTTTCAACCCCAAAGTCGTGAGCAATAACAAAACATGTTCCGACTATCTGCTTAActgaaaaacattcaaaagtgTATCGCTGCAGACCGGAGAACAGCAATTGGGAGAAACTGGTCACAACCTTCAATGGCTACCCGAGTGGAGCCGTATTCTCCTTCCTATTCCCCCAACTACCCACAAAGGTTCCACGTGCTTTTCAATATCACGCAGGAATCTTACTCTTTTTGCTTACCTCGTGTCTCTTTCTAGATCTTACCCGTGTTAATCTTAATAACTGATTTTGCAGTAGAACTATATGTCAATACTGTTCATGTTTAATGCCCGTTTTCCTAAATCTGCATATGCATTCCCTAACCACACGTGTTGGTGCCCACAGCTATACCGTTTCTTATTCTGGAGGGTCTGAAagctttcatatatatattataactGGCCATTTTTAGACTATGTAAGGCTGCTAGAGAATAGATTACTGAAGTCATTGGTCGAATATCTTacccataaaaataaatgttattaagaTGGCTACCAGTTCCGTAGAAAATGGCCCACTTCAGTGTGGTAAACGTGTCATATCAGTGCTTTTCAATATTGAAAAAACATACGATATGCAATTAAACTGCATAAAATGAGACTAGAAAAGAGAACGTCTCACAGAATGTTTAATTTCCTCTGTGGGGGGACCATACAAGTTTGAGTGGTTACATACTGAAAAGTATATTGCACAGAAAATGGTTGCCACTCCTGCACAGTACCAtatcaagtaccttcaccagaGTTCAGGTAAACCAGTCCCTTCCAGTTTAACATTTCTTCAACTATAAGTCGATTAGGATCAATGATGCTACCTGCCCATAAAATACCGTGTGGATTCAGATATCAAAGCAGACCAATTAATGAACTTTTTCGAATGTTTCATTAACCACAGGGGTGGTATCATGTTCATGTCCATTGAGTACTCATAGTTAAAAATGTACCTTTATCTTAAAGTCATCATCTTTCTCCAGTTCAATTAAACTTTttacatagtgctttttacaaaaacaaacaaacaaaacaaaaaacaaaacaaaacaaaacccaaaacaaacaaacttgcaAGGACAAGTAGTATCTTCTATCTAATTTGTCTGCATCACTATCTGTGGATATTCCCCATCATTCCcaacttttctctcttttttttgctttgctattTTGCACTAATTTTCAAATTTATCCTTGTTCAATATTCCCACCATTCTTATCAACCTCACTCCATGAACCTTCATCACCAGGGTGTATTAGAATTGTCATACTACATACTAGTTGTGTACTGAGTGTGGCCAAAAATAGAACAGTAGTATGTAACCAAAACAAATTTCTCCAGTACACCAAAGATACTCACACAACATAGGTTACTAGTCTGGCCAAAATTTCCAGCaggcagaataaataaataaataaataaataaataaataaatacataaataaataaataaataaataatggcaGATAGCTCACTACCAGCTATCAGTGCCAGTAAATTGAATTTGTGAGTTCAAGAtgtagatatatagatatatatatatatatatatatatatatatatatatatatatatatatatatatatatatatatatatatatatatatatatatatatatatatatatatatgtatgtatgtatctaaaTGCTTCATGAAAGTTAAAATAGTAAATATTCTAGATGGAATTGTTGCTTCTGCCATGATCAGCAAAGtttgaaacaaacaataacaagatAAAAGTCATTCAGATAAATAGCCGGTAAGGTTTGTAAACTTGTAAACATTGTGAAATTATAAAactttataatttataataaaactTGCGATAAATAATACAGTTTTCCTCTGGCACCTTTATCAATCTAGATATTGTATTCTATAAGCCTACTACTATGGGGATTAGTATGCGTGTATAATTagttatgcttttatttttgaaaggatCAGGAACCGGCAACATATGTCCGCTTCCATGTGCTTCATGTTGAAAGTTTGCTAATAAACGGTAGGCAGTTGAGATACTTAGGTTGGCTACTTTGAGTGTTGTTTCGAGGTGTGAGAGTCGGAAGCATCATCATCTACGTACAGTTAATATCTGGTTGGTAACGTCTGAAGTGTTCATACTTGGAGATTTGTATGAAATACAAGCAAGCTAATTAGCTAGCAAGCGAGTAAAGTTGAAAGTTTGAAAGCTGGGTGGCTAGCTAGCCAGTCTAGTTAGCCATGCTAACTTGGCTAACTAATTAGCCAACGTTAATCTCAGATGGCCACATAAGGCAATGCAAGTCAAGTTTATTTGCCCTTTCGTGCACAATGAGAATTCAAGTGCTTAAATGATAAATGCTCAGTAGATAACTGGTTAAAGTTAACTAGCCTTAGCTATCTAGCAAGATAAAGTTATAAGCCTAGGTATGCTTctatttagatattttattgATAAAAGCTACGTTGTTGACTAACGTTAGCCtactctctctctatgtatgtatgtatgtatgtatgtatgtatgtatgtatgtgtgtatatatatatatatatatatatatatatatatatatatatatatatatatatatgcgcgcgCGCCAAGGTTTCAATGACTAATTTGGGTGTCTATCTAGACTATATGCTCTTTTGTTCACTATGttgacacattttaattttttattttttgaagctagttagctagcaactTATATTAGTAATAAGTATTGTTTTCGCTGTTAATTATCCTCTAGCGTTATCGATAACTACATGTCTAATATGGCTTATTTTCTTTAGTTAACCAAGTTAGCTAACCTATCATGTACGATGTAGCCTTCTAATGTGCTGGCATGTGGAATGGTGAGGTATCTTCATGTTTTGAGACCATTTAATGCTTTTAGTGCATGTTAAGAGAGCATGCAAATACAGTGTtttgaatatttgcatttacTTATTAAATTAATCGGGTAGCGATGCAGAACCTAAAAcattggtttttattttgtatttatgtctAGAGGTTTCAAAGGATAATTGAATGGCTTCTGAAGACATTGCTCAGCTTACAGAGGCACTTGCCAGTACTCATGTTGGGGAAGAACTAAGCTACAAAGGTCAAGGTCTGAAGTTGGACAATAAACAGTCAGGTGTGGACTTCGTACAATGTCTTAAGTGGATGTATTTCAAGTAGTGTGATTTACATAATGACATCTTTATACTGTAATTTAATTCTCTCTGTAGTGGAAAAGATGGTTCGGGAGATAGAAGAGTTCAGTGGTCTGAAGGCATTGAGACTGGAAGGGAACACAATTGGAGTAGAAGCAGCACAGGCCATTGCAAAGGCCCTCGACTCCAAAAAGGAACTGGAggtagttttattttgttgttgagatgtttttgttttatgccTTGTTTGGCAGTGTAATTtttaacccccaccccctttttaAGCGATGTTACTGGAGTGACATGTTTACTGGTCGCCTTCGCTCTGAAATTCCTCCTTCCTTGGTGAGTCAATCTTTGCTCAAGtaaataacatttcttttcCAGCATTAGTTTATAAacaaatgtgtgaatgtatacaTTTGTAACCTAAAATCTAAATCAATACTCTAGAAATCACTGAGCAGTGCATTGATGACATCAGGAGCCCAAATTACTGAACTGGACTTGAGTGACAATGCATTTGGTCCGGATGGAGTAAAGGGCATTGAGACCCTCCTGAGGAGTCCTGTGTGCTACACACTACGTGAACTCAGGCTGAATAATTGTGGCATGGGCATCGAAGGTGGCATGGTAAGTAGTGGTAGTTTAAAGCTATAGAGGTCAGAAGAGCAAAAAGAATACAGTCCAACAAAATACAAAGCagaatgtatttgtatgtttttgtagaTCCTAGCCTCTGCATTAAGTGAATGCTACCAGCAGTCTCGTGCTGCTGGCTTCCCTCTTAAGTTGAAAGTCTTCGTGGCTGGACGAAATCGTCTGGAAAACGATGGTGCCACTTCTCTTGCCCATGCATTTAAGGCAATAAAACCCCTTATTtctgcacattttctttcataaagCTCTAAGTGATGCAGTCACTGTGACCATGGTgtgcatgttctttttttttttttttggttttgtttttgaatcttTCTTTTGTACAGTCCATTGGCAGTCTTGAAATGGTTCACATGCCACAAAATGGAATCAACTATCCTGGAATCACAGCTTtggccactgcatttcagcacaATCCCAACCTCCGTGTACTAAATCTCAATGACAATACCTTTACCAAGCGAGGGGCAGTAGCCATGGCCCAGGTATGACTCTCATTCAGGTTGTTAAATAAGGTCTGGGAATTATAATTTCCTCACaatgttatgtttatattttacaaaaatagaaAGTCATTAATTTGTTGCAATGCCAGTTAATAGACATGtatgaatattaaattattattattaataataattatatttaaatgccCAAAATAATTACAGCATTAAATGGTTATAATGGTTCCGGTTTCATAAAGTACAGTAAACTAGTTGAAGTTAGGCTGTATTATAAATGTGGTAAATCCCAGGAAACTTTAATTAGTATAGTAGGCTACAAAAGTacacttgttttctttctcactttgCTCTGATTTCAGGCCCTCAGGGACCTGCGCAATGTTCAGGTTATTAATTTTGGTGACTGTCTGGTGCGCTCTGAAGGTGCCATTGCCATAGCAGCAGCCCTGAGAGAAGGACTGCCTGTTCTCAGAGTAggtattcattcatttgtatactacatttttataatttgtacttttaaaaaatgtatttgataatTGTCATGTCTGCAGGAGCTGAACCTGTCCTTTGGGGAGAT
Proteins encoded in this window:
- the rangap1b gene encoding ran GTPase-activating protein 1b isoform X1, with amino-acid sequence MASEDIAQLTEALASTHVGEELSYKGQGLKLDNKQSVEKMVREIEEFSGLKALRLEGNTIGVEAAQAIAKALDSKKELERCYWSDMFTGRLRSEIPPSLKSLSSALMTSGAQITELDLSDNAFGPDGVKGIETLLRSPVCYTLRELRLNNCGMGIEGGMILASALSECYQQSRAAGFPLKLKVFVAGRNRLENDGATSLAHAFKSIGSLEMVHMPQNGINYPGITALATAFQHNPNLRVLNLNDNTFTKRGAVAMAQALRDLRNVQVINFGDCLVRSEGAIAIAAALREGLPVLRELNLSFGEISEAAALVVAKAVRDKVELVKLDLNGNCLGEDGCEALKEAMESMNLGGVLASLSEDEGEPDEDEDECDTSEGDEEEQNCVNGTKDHVNGEGSPSKVYLCSPDLLSFLHSPTSEKLLNLGAKRTHLIEKQVNFSDAAKIAEIFLQISSVYKEDPDVKQVVLETTDTLLRKAFSSLHFQINIFITSLMVNLGLLKGEVKFKKVSVLPGHLIVLEHCVGQDYFPVDQADVLEAFLSRNGKVLESCSSARDALRTTLEKRIAA